The sequence GTCCGTGCAGAGCGTATCGCCGTGCATAATCAGCAGCCTGCGGCCATAGAGGTCGAGCACCTGTTCTTCCGGCAACAGCGTCATGCCGCTTTCGCGGGCGTAGCGCTTGCCGAGCAGAAAATCACGGTTGCCGTGAATGAAATAGCAGGGGACTCCGGAATCAACCAGCGCCTTAATGGCGGAGGCGATTTCACGATGCAGCGGGTCAGGATCATCGTCGCCAATCCAGGCTTCAAACAGGTCGCCCAGGATGTACAGCGCATCGGCGCTTTTCGCTTCACCGCGTAAAAAACGCAGAAAACCGGCGGTGATCGCCGGTTCTTCTGTTTGCAGATGCAGATCCGCAATAAAGAGTGTCGCCACGAATTACTCGCTGACGGTCACGCTTGTAATCACAACGTCTTCTTTAGGAACGTCCTGGTGCATGCCGCTGCGGCCAGTAGAGACGGCTTTGATCTTATCGACCACGTCCATACCTTCAACCACTTCTGCGAACACGCAGTAGCCCCAACCCTGCAGGCTTTCGCCGGAGAAGTTCAGGAAGTCGTTATCAGCCACGTTGATGAAGAACTGCGCGGTCGCGGAGTGAGGCGCCTGGGTACGGGCCATTG comes from Enterobacter kobei and encodes:
- the lpxH gene encoding UDP-2,3-diacylglucosamine diphosphatase, with product MATLFIADLHLQTEEPAITAGFLRFLRGEAKSADALYILGDLFEAWIGDDDPDPLHREIASAIKALVDSGVPCYFIHGNRDFLLGKRYARESGMTLLPEEQVLDLYGRRLLIMHGDTLCTDDTGYQAFRAKVHTPWIQTLFLALPLFIRKRIAARMRAGSKAANSSKSMTIMDVNPQAVVSVMEKHGVQWLIHGHTHRPDVHSLLANGEPAHRVVLGAWHSEGSMVKVTPEGVELIAFPF